The nucleotide sequence CTTCCTGTACACACATTCCTGACTCATTTATAGTGTTTAATCATCTTCCTCCTTACTTAAACCACCTGACTCATCGTCCATGTCCACATGAGCTCAACTTCCGAGTAACCACCTTAAAACTGATCCTTCCTTTCACCTTCTGAAGCTTTCCCTTTATCACTCCAATAACAGCGTGACCACCTCCACACCTCCTCCAGACACGTGAGCGTTATTtacataaaatataaagtatACGTCCagcacataaataataataataataataataataataataatcggCCTGTAAGAACACCGTTAAGACAAGCAGAGTGAGCAGAGAGCGAGCAGCACGCCCTGAGAGCAGATCATCAGGAGTGAGTGACTTCATGCAGCCTGACCCCGGAGGAATAGAGCAGCTTTGTAATGAAAGCACACTGCATGGCTTTGGCGAGGGACtggaacacacagagaacctCTCAAGgtctcacaaacaaacagactttcAGAAATAGCTCCCGTGCTGCTTATCAGCTCCGTATGTGTGCTCATGAAGTAAGTGCTAGagctgtttcatttctgtccgCTGACGAAGAGGAACTCAGAGCGCGCTGAGGAAATCCTTTGAGTAAGTGCGGGTGTGGCATGTGAACGACGGTATGACTGTATCAGGTTTGTGAGGCATTACAGGTTTAAGTTTCTATCATACTGTGAAGCTGTGAATGCCATGTCCACTCACAGCCCTTCAGTCAGAGGGTTGTTTCAGTACTTTTGAACCTACGTCTAAAATATCTTACAGGTACAAAAATTAGAAATGACTGTGGTGAGTTTCTTCAGCCAGCAGTTACAAAATGGACTGTAACCCCACTTTGCATGGCTCTCTTGAACACTACCAAACACTGCTGACAAACACATCCCTGTAACCTCACAGAGCTCAGGTTATAAAGTCTACAGCAGCTCTTATCTGCCTTCAGTTTGTGTGCTGCTGAAAGTTACGACTAGTGTGTTAAAACAAAGTCACACAACACAAACGAAGGCTGTGGTGGCCGAGCAAAGTTGTTGAATTTGTCAACAGAGTCTGTTGACCTTCAAGAGAACACACTTATAAATTAATATtagtcattttttttatgtcaagaTCTGTGAAACTAGGGCCCACGTTTGGGGATACAGGATTTCAGCTTCAATTAGTTTCCTCTAAAACCCAAATTCAAGCTCATTATTAAAGGTGTAAGTCAGTCAGCTGTTTTAAGGAGGCTGTGTTGGAGTCTGAGTGACTGAAATAAGATGCATGTCAAACCCTGAGCTCCATGAAACCCTTGTGttcctgcagacagagagaggatgaatGTTTTTGAATAAATGAAACTTATTAGGAATGTAATGTTGGTGTAATTCAGCCTCTCTGCGGCAGACAGTTAGCTGTGATGAGACAGCAGTAGAGACACGTGAAGCTGCTGTCCCACGGTCCCTTATTCTCTGTAACgcaacatgaaaaaaaacatgatcacaCTTCCTCATTGCAGTGGAGCTTATCTCCACATCTCCTTTTTTCTGACTTCGTTGTGCTTTGTACGCACGGACAGTGAtaaatacagtctatgtatCTCTTCTGGAGCATGAGTGCAGCTACACAGGAAGCTGTGCTGGTGACTAAGAACACTTACCCTGCAGCTTTAAGGCAGAATGTTATCAAGTTACACAAAAAGATAAAACGCAGCAGAGAAGTATTGCATAGATTTCCCTAGAATGACTCGACACTAGCCTTCATCAGCATAGCGCTGCACTGAACACAGAGCGGGCTTCAGTAGCCCTGAGAAAACACCAGAGACTTAACAAAGAAAGGTATTAAATACTTAGGGTTACACACACTGTATTAGCTCAGACGTGCTGTAcaattttcacacattttaacaGCGACAGATCTCAAGATGTCGCCGCTCATCTTTGGTCTGTGTGGTCGATCTTGGAATTAAGTAAATAGGTACTTCTGAGGGACGGGACGCTGGTTTTCTGGAAGCTTAAAAGAATCTAAAAGCTCAGAGGGAGATGTGTCCCCCTGTCTTCCCCTTTTTACAGGAACTCAAACATCATAGTCCCCAGCTGGTGTCTCCTCCTCAGAGCGAAACCTTTTTGTGTGAGGAGACTCCAGGAAGTTCTCCTTGTCTTCAGGATCTTCAGGCGGGGCCGCCCACTTGGTGCCACAGCTCCTCTGGGTGGTGCGGGTGGTGGTGGGCTCAGGAGTCACGTAGAACTGCTGCCACAGCCAGGGGTGGCTCATACATTCTGCAGCGCTGGGCCTGTCCCTGGGGTCAAAACACAACGTTTACTGTTTACACTCCAACACTGATATCAACAAGACTGGACAGgagagctgcagctgtctgtttcatcattcattcatatgctggttattctttttaattactCACTCAAGTTTTTgatctttaaaatgtcagaaaatagaGACCTACAGCCATTTTTACTTTGACAAATAAAATGAGGAATAATTCAACAAGTAGGGTTGTGTggaagtcagaaaacaacaactgtgAAATCATTCATGtcacaatcatagactgtatagataatggatgtagtatgcgtgacgtcactcatctgttcctgagtgctgtgtttctgcagccagcctcaagtggatcctcgatgaattgcagtttataacactgtcgcatgggcttcatattttgagacccgaggttgccgcttggtcacaatACAAGTGTTACAAACTAATATTCTGATAGGGACCACTGACCAGAAAGTGAAAGTCATTCTTCCCctcttctttatttaatttttaatgaaGCTCAAGAGAAACTAAGATTCTGGTTTATCAGAGAAACATTTTTGGAAAAGGTTAAAATTCtacacacaacaaacagagaaaacctTCACGTGACAGGAAAACAGCTTCAGCATGACCTGGTGAGGTGTCTTTGAAACATGTCAGCGTATTTATAGGGATAGAAAGCCTGTTTGAGGAATGAAAAGTTGCTTAATGGTCACAGATCACAGAGTTCAGAGCTGCAGGCTGATCTAAGTGAATTCCTCACACTGAGCAGAGCTgctctgaaataaaacattacgTGATGGTCGTCTTGTGGAAAAGAATCTCTCATCTCTTTGTTCGCAGCTCTGTGCAAACATTCCTTTTTGatctcatttaaaataaatcatgggACTGTGTTTCTATTCTGAGCTGTTTGTCGTGTCTTTACTCACTCTGGTGATTTGACCAGGAGCTTGCGGATGAAGTCCACAGCCAGCTCGGACACCTTGGAGAAGGCCTCCCTGCTGTAGTCCACGCTGACCTGGGACACGTTCAGGTACGTCTCCTGCTTGTCGTCTCCGACGAACGGAGACTCGCCTGTCACCAGCATGTAGGCAATGACGCCCACACTCCTGAGGACGACACACCACAGAGGGACACAGACACAGGAGCACATGAATACCAGAGCTTCAACACCGAGAGTTATTTACTCCATTATTCTATTAAAACCAGACTGAACTTCTGTTCTCAGAGTTTAAAAACCacagaacagaagaagaaaggcgAGAAAATAACTTCtcagagtgtaaacagccaTTAGCCTCTACAGAGCTACTTTGTGGTTGTGGCTTTGCATAACAAGGGATCATCTTAACCTGTGTGTACAaataaacctgtgtgtttgtgtagtggCTTTTTgtttcagacacaaacacagaaaacagtccTGACAGAGATGTCTCTGTAAACCGCTGCTCATCACTGAAGCAGATTTGTCAGAATGAACTCACCATAGATctgtggctgtggtgatgggctCATAATTCAGGATCTCTGGagctgaaagaagaaagaaaaagtcagTTATCATCTGAATGTTGTTTTGAAGTGTTGTGTCCTCAGGTCAGGGCTGTGCCTGCTCAGAAATGTACCTGTCAATTATGGATTTAGAGATTTAATTCAAATCTAGTTCACCTCAACGACAACAAACTCCTGTTTGAGTCTACACAAGTCTCATGTTTAGCTTTCAGGACGTATGTTTATCAGGGATTTAAAGGTCAGCTGTTGTTCAGGCGTTATGAACTTGCAAAAATCTTTCACCTTTTCAAGTCATTAGCATTGCTAAGATCACCCTCTAGTTAAAGTCTGAGGAGCTGTGAACACCTGAAGGCTTGATTTGAGACTTTCTTTTTGTAGCTGCTGAAacctttacaaaaacaaaagagcacaGAGACTCTGGTAAAGTGTGAGTGGACTCTCTCAGTGAACGATCAGATCGATCCATTTTAAGTTGTTTCATTTCTCCACTTTTGAATTGATGGTTGAGCGTTTATGctatctttgttttgttttgttttgctcaaGTTTCTTATTGTTATATAAACAACCAGGTTTAACTCATGGTGGTGCTGACGGAGTAAAAGTTGGAGCGGCTTGACAACACAGGCGGAGGCTTCTAGGTCTGTGTGAGATCAGGTTCAGGCGAGGCCTCTCTCCACTCATGCAGGTAAAAGCACGTTAATGAGAACGATGTTAAAGACGTCTCGTGGATCCTGAATGAGCGATAATTGGTGAAAGTTCTTCTCTGAGGACTTCAAAGACATTtcatcttcatcacagcctGTGGAGGGTTTGTCTAACTTTGATGTGGTCACACTGCTGACATCCTGTCTCATGTCTCCAAGTATCAAAGCATGTTTTAGGAACATCACCTTACCCACATACTCAGGCGTGCCAAGAATCTCCCGGAGCTCCCCGACCGCACCCAGTCTGCGTGCCAGGCCGAAGTCTACAATCTTAATGTCTCCTGGAGGGGCCAGGCTGGTCAGGAGGATATTCTGAGGCTGAAACAGAAAGGGAATATGAAGTGAGCGTCATACAGAGCAGAGGGACTGAACAGATCAGACGACCTTTGAACCTGAGCTCAGAACTTATTATATAACTGCTTTCTCATGCTCTCTTTGAACAGCGCTCATATGTATCCTCACAAGGCCAGGTGTTTACCTTTCTACCATCATTTGTTCAAGAGCTGAAATATACTGACCATACCACACTGAGCAAACACCACCTTTATTAAATGTTGCATCATCCTGTACCAGAGGAGAACATACAGAACATGCTGGCTTTGTTTGCACTCATCCATCAAATGTTGAAGAGCCTTTCATTTGATTTTCATCCCCTTCCCAAAGCTACAACAAAAGGCTCATTTCCATGTTTTAAGACATGTCAGACAAAGACAAAAGATTTATTTTTGCACATATGCACTAATATGTCATCTTCAGGGGCTGTAAATACCAGAGCAGTGTGCATGCTGAGTAACAGTTGTGCTTCTAGAAGAAAGATGTATTAGTTTTTATGTGGCTGTGATGTGGAGTTTTCCCACTTTGCCCAGGGCGGATGGTTCAGTTACCTCCTATAATCCTCGTTCTGAGTCTAACTGTGTCATGAAAACAGGAAACTGGGGTTTTGAGCACAACTGCTCTAAAAAAAGGGAATACACAGGCAGGCACTTAAGGGGGAAGTTGGTGGTGAAGCGAGTGAACATGTAAAAATAGCTCCCTTGACTCCAGCTACACTCATACATGTCTATgtctctgtatctgtgtgtgtgtgagtgagtgtatgtgtgcacCTTTAGGTCTAAGTGCACCAGGTTGCTCTGGTGGAGGTAGTGGACTCCCTCCAGTGTTTGTCTGATCAGTCGTGTGATCTGGGCCTCGGGCAGCAGCTCGTCAGAATCACAGTGGTCGAATATCTCTCCACCTGCAGCGCTGCAcaaagagaacacacacactgtaaacacacagacacacatccacAGCCTGAAACAAGCATGAAATACAGCTGTGACAATGACTGCAGGTTATCTGGGCGCACTTTAAACAAGACAAACATGAATATAAGTGTAGCTTGGTGTTTGCAGTGGCCAACCCATGCCAGAGGgtcactgctgctctgctgacaTGTCCGGGCAAACTGTGGTTGAGCAAGAAGGAGCCTCCTCCCTGCTTACTCACAGTCAAGACCTGCAGGAAAGTGTGTTAGCCAAAGTGAACACAAAGACTCAAACGACGCCTAATGTTGAGTTCAGCTGAGTTTATCACTTTTCAAGTTATTCAACTTCCTAATGATGTATTTCTGTAAGAGTCCAGGCTTAGATCAACAGAGTGAATTGTTGCTCAGAGGAAAGGATTTAAGGCTGTACTGAAGTATTAAAAGGTGTGGTTAGAAATCACAACATTCACTTCAAGACAACTACtcagttttcatgttttcaatcGAGGTCTGGGATCTGGTTTCTGTTGTGATGGTGGAGAAACCAGATGAATGATAACCAGACGGAGACATACACATCATCTGACGACATGATCTGAAAATAGGTAAAGGAAACGTTCCCGTTTGGAGACTGACTGTTAAATATGAGGCTTATAATTGTGCTGAAGTGGGCCGTTAAGGCTTCAGACTGATCCTGATGAACCTGTTGGAAATAATGAGTGTTACATAATAAAGTTTTCAGCTCTCTAAGATTGGAAAAAACAGACTTTGGCCTTTAACACTTAACACTCTGCTACAGTGACGCTCCACCAGCCTCACATTTGAGGTTTGGCTTATTGTGGCGTTCAAATATTTTATATCTCTAATCTCTGCTCGGGTTGGGCGTCGAGCTAATACACCGTTACCAGCACGTTCCCTCCCTTCTGTTGTTTCAGTTTAACTTTCAGACCTGCTGCAGTCAGCAtcaggctgcagaaaaacaatggaaggaaatatattttgaagatgagataaaagtcaCATGATCTAAAAGTCATGATTCATACCTACGCTGCATAAAATATAAGATTACTGAGTGAATAAAATTGTTAAAGTATTGAAACACGTTCATAAATTcaggaaaaatacaaaaaaaatatgctTTATCAGATTTGACTTTAAATGCACATCAAACGCCTGAttaaaggttttaaaatatgatcaCTTTGATGAGTAGGCTGTTGGTTTGCTGTTTTATCTGCAATATAAACACTTAGCATGGGTTTATTTTCTTATAGTGATGTGATTTCTTGGAGTTAATTCAGATACTGTTTTtcatttagattattttaaattagGATTTTTCAAACTACTTTCTCCTGCAGTGACACCGCAGACACCTTCTGCTGCCCACaactttaaatcacattttacaTTAGGAGAAACAAATGATGAGTTCAATGTGGAGACAAGGAATGATGGGAAGGAAGGAAACCTGGTTTTTGTTAGCAAAACAAAAGGCTCTAAGCTATTACAAGTTTCGTTTACAACAACATGATGAGGATTatgtaaaaaaagagaaagctcCTCCGGCTGTGTGAGGGAGGTCCGGCTAAACAGGTATTTCAAAGATCTTGCTGCTTGTTGCACCTTTTTGGTTGTTTGTGTTAGAAACATTCAGCCGGGTGAGGAGACTAtctgatcagaatcagaatcagaatcagctttattcgccaagtattcttgaacacacaaggaatttgactttagtaaactgtgctctctttgtacaaggcataggaataagaataagaataacaactacaataaaaaataaaataaaaaatataataacaataaccttagctataaatacaaagaaacaacaaataggcctgactaatatgtacaggctaaaataatatgataaagtgcagtggtgagtagcagaggtagtttttacattataaaaatagtagttaaatagtacaaaaaaatagaaatatggaattctgatGAGATGTGCTTTAAACAATGAGACAGATCAAATAATGTGTTGTTGGTTCTGTTATAACTCACTATTCCAGCACTAAGACGATGTCGTGGTCTGTCTCATAAGCAGCGTGCAGGTTGACCACTCGGGCGTTGTTACGGGCCGTCTCCAGGACGGCCATCTCATGGATGATCTCTGCGCGGCAGTCACGACCTCGCCGCCTCTTCCGGAGGAACTTGGCAGCAAACGTCTTCCCCGTGACTTTCTCCACGCAGCGCTTGACCACAGCAAACTTCCccctgaggagcagagagaggacacaTGTTAAAACTGACAGCTTTGCGTTCGGACGTTTTGGcagtactttcaaaataaaggacaACAAATGACATCACCACAGACCCAGGTGTTTGTGGCCCTGGATTATATTTAAAGACTGCAGCACTTCAGAGATTGTTGTAAACACTCCTACTTAACTTTGTGTCAATGCTTTTCCAATAACTTAATTATCCAGTGAATTATTAATGTCCATCTGACTGGAAAGAACCAAATGTCTCTGCGGCTAGACCTGCTGAATCTGAAGTCAAAACCTCAGAGATCTTTTATAAGTTTGCAGGACCAATGATGTTCATGACCCATGTTAACACTCTGTCTGTAGTTTATCCATAAATGTTTATCTAAGTTATACCGCAACAAAATGACCAACAGGTTAGCAAATAAACCGTATGGAAACACATCTCCAGCAGGCCTGATAATGACTCCAACAGAAGAGGAATGACCCTGTAAGAACTCCACC is from Notolabrus celidotus isolate fNotCel1 chromosome 10, fNotCel1.pri, whole genome shotgun sequence and encodes:
- the stk17b gene encoding serine/threonine-protein kinase 17B, which encodes MSRRRLDSRSGLSAGLLGEVQTPISTDPIEGVYEVTGELGRGKFAVVKRCVEKVTGKTFAAKFLRKRRRGRDCRAEIIHEMAVLETARNNARVVNLHAAYETDHDIVLVLEYAAGGEIFDHCDSDELLPEAQITRLIRQTLEGVHYLHQSNLVHLDLKPQNILLTSLAPPGDIKIVDFGLARRLGAVGELREILGTPEYVAPEILNYEPITTATDLWSVGVIAYMLVTGESPFVGDDKQETYLNVSQVSVDYSREAFSKVSELAVDFIRKLLVKSPEDRPSAAECMSHPWLWQQFYVTPEPTTTRTTQRSCGTKWAAPPEDPEDKENFLESPHTKRFRSEEETPAGDYDV